GATAGCCGGCATGTGCACACTGCACCCGTATCTGATGGGGACGCCCGGTCTCCAGACAAACATGCAGCAGGCTGAGTCCGCCTTCATGTGCGCAGCTGCGCAGGCTCAGCCGGGCCTCCTTAGCCGCCCGCTCATTGCCGGACCGCACCACCCGCACCCGATTCTTAGCGACATCTTTCAGCAGGAAATCCCGCAGCTCAGCCCGGGCAGGCGGCGCCCCCTCCACCACCGCAAGATACTCCTTGCTCAGATCCCGCCTGCGAAACTGATCCGACAGCCGCGAAGCCGCCTTGGACGTACGCGCAAAAACCATCAGCCCCGAAGCCGGCCGATCAATCCGGTGCACCATCCCCAGAAAAACATTGCCCGGCTTATTGTACTTTTCCTTGATATAAGCCTTCAGCGCATTCAGCAAATCCGGATCACCGCTTGCATCTTCCTGCACCGGCACATTCGGCAGCTTGTACACCACAAGCAGATGATTATCTTCAAAAACAGGTTCAAAAAGCGGTACATCGTCGGTTGAATGCATAGATCAGTTTAAGGACAGTAAAATGCGGGTTAGGGGAAAGACTTCCGGCTAAAATGCAACTCTTTTAGCTATGTTAAATGGGCTGACTTTTTTATAATGAAAGTACGCATCTTCAAAACATCTGAATCACGATAATATATCATCTGCCTTTTCTTTTTTACAAACCATGTCCTTTAATAGTATCCTTGCAGCGACTCACAAAGAAATTTGGGCGTGGGTTCTCCACATCTAATCCGGAATACATGCGGTTGTTTAATCTCACCTATTCAAAATCCGAAACACTGTCTCGGAAATCAGAAAATCCCCCTCCACGCATTGGAATTTCCCAAACCCTGTCCGGGAAATCTCAAAAACAGCCTTCGTTTGCCGGAAAACCGCAGACAGTGTCTGCTGTTTTTAACCTTAGCTGGTCGCACTATCTCAAGCTGATGCGGATTGATGATCCGGCAGAGCGTCGTTTTTATGAGATTGAGAGTGCAGAAAACAACTGGAGCATACGGGAGCTGCAGCGGCAGTTCGGAAATTCCGGACTACTGAATCGAACGGGAAATACTTTTTGACCAACTTCAAAAAACTCGATGTCATCATACTAATTGTCTGGGGGTATCTGATGCCGAATCAGATCATGAACAATTTTAAATGAGTACTTATTTATGGCAACAAATGAAAGAAATACCATTATTGAAGCAATAAACAGACTTCAGGATAAACTAATTGACCTGAGTGGATTCAATCGTTTAATTAACTTCAAACATACCAAAGGCAGGTCATTACAGCTGGCTAATGCAGCTCTTCAAAATGTGTATGACCGTTTAATCAACGATGGTAAGTCTATTGATATACAAGCACTGCCTGAGCCTGATGAGTCAGACTATGTGTCGCGTAATGGGAGAATGCAGCGCCCGGATGAAAAAAGCTGGGCTACAATTCAAGGCGTTAATACAGATTATACACTCCCTTTGAAATCAGATGAAAAGGACGCATATAAGTTATCGGCTTTGCAATACGAACACAAGTTAGGCACTCTTCTTCGCAAGATCGAAAGGGAAGCAAGGTTGGGCATAGAGGAAACAGGTTCAAATATGCTTTACCTGATTATGGGTTTTCTCGAATACCCTGACCGACCTGACGGTGAGCGCTTGTATCAGGCACCGCTTCTAAGCATTCCGATTTCAATCACAAAGGAAAAGAAGAGAGGTAAGATCAAATACAGCATTTCTTACACAGGAGAAGACATAACGGAGAACCTGTCGCTAATGAAAAAGCTTTTGGATGATTTTGACATCGATTTCCCCGATTTACCTGAAGATGAGATTAACTTTGAGCAATTTTTTAGCAAGATTGAGAAGGTTATAAGAGATAAGCGGAATTTTGAAATTAAGCCTTTTGCGTCAATAGGCTTACTCAGCTACTCAAGTATGCTGCTGTACAAGGACTTAGATCCTAAAAAGTGGGATAAAAGGGGTAGAGAAAACAGGCTGTATGAAAATGAGGTTATCACACAGATTTTTGGCGAAAAAGGGGAAAACGAAAACGACCTGACGCCGGATATCTTCGAAGAAAACAATGTGGAAAGTGAAAAAGGTGATCAGGTACCGCTGATATTTGATGCTGACAGTTCGCAGCACAGTGCGATAATGGAGGTTATTTACAATAAAAAGAATTTGGTAATTGAAGGTCCTCCTGGCACGGGTAAATCTCAAACGATTGCAAACCTTCTCGCAACCTGTCTAAAAAACGGAAAGAAGGTTCTGTTTGTGTCTGAGAAGTTAGCAGCTCTCCAGGTTGTGCGAAAACGTCTCGAACAAGCCGGGCTTGGCATTTTTACACTCGAACTCCACAGTAATAAAACCAACAGGAAAGAGGTACTGAAGGATATTGAGCGACGTGTTAAAAGCAATCGCTTCAAAGTCCAAAATAGCTTTGGAGAGGAAGAACTTAAGCAAAAAAGAGCTGAACTAAAGAATTACTCCACAGCTCTTCAACACAAAGTGAATAGCAGGATTGATTTCACTGTTCAGGAGTTAGTCTGGAAAAAAGAATATAGCAGGCAGCAGCTTATAGAGATTGCTGAGCAAATAGAGCATTTAAAATTGGAAAATGCGGTTGACTTATCATTCGAGCAGTTGAACAAGATCAAAAAAGTACTCCAAAGCCTTGCCGTTTACTATAAGCAGGTTGGCACTGTTGGCTCTAAAAACCCTTTTTTTGGAATATATCTCCCTGACCTCAATCTTTTTGACAGTTCCAAGTTGTTTAATGTTGTTGAAAGGCTTAAAAATGCGGCTGCAAAGCTTGGGGGTACTATTGAAGAATTTGATGATAAATACAACGTCGACTATTACAATGCAGGCAGGCATTATTGGAGTCAGCAATTAGGCGAAATTCGTTGTTTTCACCAATCTATGCCGGAGTCATTGCCATATAATATTACTGCAAAGCTATGTGAAAATGGCGTTTTAAAACCACACGTAAGACACCATTTTTATACTCTGCAAAAGCAACTCAATGATTTAAATGAGTTTAACAACACAGTTTCCTCATACTTCAATATAAGCAAAGATTTTGTAGCTATACCTTATTCAGAAGTAAATGAGGCTGTAAGTAATTTTGCTGAACTAAACCTCGATAAACTGCCAATTAGTGAAATTGGCAGGCAAAGAGAAGTTTTTATTACACATTGTGCGACACTGCATGCAAAAGTTGACAGTCTTAACCAAAAGCTCAGCTCAATCGGCGTCAGAGAAATCACAAATAGCTCGGACATACAGCATTTAAACTTATTTGTTGATCATATCCTTAGCTCAAATAGTGAAATATTCAGATATCAGTCTCCTCAACTCGTGGGCAAAAGTAACCTCGATGATATCAGGCAAATTATTGACACGTACAGGAGCATCAAGAGGCAGTGGACAACCTTAGGCAATATATTCTATCTGGATATACTTCCTCCTGAAAGAGATATCAAGAAAGCAATTTCTGTGCTAAGGGAGGGAAATAAATGGTACCGGATTTTCCAGAAAAGGTGGAGAGATGCAGTAAATAGCCATAAACAGATATCAAAATCTAAAAAGACTGTTGACTCAGATAAGCGCCTAAAAGACCTTGAATTGCTATCCAGAATTCTAAATGAGATAGAAAGCTTTAATACCGGATCTTTAGTTAAAGAGTACTTTACTAAAGAAAACAATCCTTTCGGGAATATTGATTTTGAAGCTCTATCGGATCTTATCGATTGGAACGAGAAGTACAATTCGCTTAGAGGTAACCTGTATCACAAAGAAGCTGTAAGACTTGTAAGAAGTGCAATAAGGGAATTAAAAGACAAAATGTATCCGGTACAGGAAGAGATAAGAGAGGTTATTTTAATTGAGCGTCAACTAAATGAACTGTTTCAAAATCCTGTCTTATCAAACCAAGTAGACTACACGGTATTCCTGAAGAGTGTAGCAATTATCGACACATGGCTAAATAGAAGGTTTCAATGGATTGAAACTTACGTGAAGCCTTCCATATGTCCCGAGCATATTCAAAAAGCTATGAATGCATACGAATCGATAAAGCGATTACAATCGGATATAACATCTCAACCAGAGTACCCGGTTCTGTTTGGTGAAGAGTTTAGAGGATCAAAAACAAATGTCAATCCTATTGAGGAATTAATTTATCAAATTGAAAAATTATCGAATTCTGAGATTAGTGAGTCCATACGGACAGGTATGGTTACTGATAATTTGTTTATTCAGGTAAAAGAAGCAGAAGAGATTCTCTCAAAAATACATCAGGAGTATCAGGTTCTCGATGAGGAATTCAATGCTTTAGATACATTATGTAAGACCAATCGCAAAGCGTTCATTACGAATGCTGCCTCACCTGGTGCTAATGAGCATAACTGCATTATTCACAGGTGCAACCTAATTTTGGACAACGCTAAGCAGATTGAGCCCAATCATACATATGCTATCTTCAGGCAAAAAGCAAGCAGTCTGAATCTCCAAAACTTTATTGAGCTTGCGGAGCAGGGTTTGCTTACTGAGAGTCGTGCGGAGGCAATGGTAGATTTTGCTTATGCTAATGAAATCCTGAAAAATGAATATTCACCGTCTGATGGGTTTGGCAAATACCATGGCAGCGAGTTAAACAATATCCGTACGGACTTCAGGAGATTGGATAAAAAATTGGAAGGCTGGCGAAGAAATGAAGTTCATGGTCATTGTTTATTTAATGCATATCCTCCAAAAGGAAGTAACAGCCCCATAGTCGATGAAAAGACAGAAATGGGGCTAATCAAACTCCTATTACCCCAGAAACGTCCAAGGGTAACTGTCCGGAAACTAATTAACAGAGCACCGAAATCGCTCCAGGAGCTTAAACCCTGTTTTATGATGGGTCCCCAAGCCGTAGCTCAGTACCTTACGCCTGGAGTAATTGAGTTTGACATAGTGATTATGGACGAGGCTTCACAGCTTAAGCCGGAATATGCAATAGGAGCAATTGCCAGAGCCAGACAGCTAGTTGTGGTTGGAGATTCGAACCAGCTCCCCCCTACGAGTTTTTTTAACAGGATGAATGATAGCACGGATGACGATAGTGAAGAAACTGTAGCGGAATCAGAAAGCATCTTAGATTTATGCCGGTCGCAATTTAAAACTGTCAAAAAACTGCTGTGGCATTATCGATCTCAACACCACAGTTTGATTGCTTTCTCTAACCTAAAATTCTATGATAATGAGCTATTGGTTTTCCCTTCCCCCCGTGAGCAAAGCGACGATCTTGGCTTAAGTGCTATTTATTTAAAAGACGCGGTTTATGAGAATCAGGTAAATAAGCAAGAGGCCATCAAAGTGGCAGACATGTTAATTGAACATATGCTTAAAAAAAGCAAGGATTCAATTGGCGTGGTAACGCTAAACATCAAGCAGAAGGAGCTGATATCTGAAATTTTCGAAACCCGAAAACTTGAGCTAATTAATGACGATGAAGTCTGGGAGCACTGGAATAATCAAGCAGAGCCGATTTTTATCAAAAACCTTGAAAACGTTCAGGGCGATGAGCGTGATTGTATAATTATATCTACCACTTACGGTAAAGCACTAGGAACTAAAGTTGTAAGGCAGAATTTTGGTCCGATTAGTAATCCCGATGGATGGAGGCGACTAAATGTGCTTTTTACAAGAGCCAGAAAATCTGTTACCGTAGTAACTTCACTACTTCCCTCTGATATTCTTACAGACAGAGCTACTCATGACGGATCCAAAGTATTGCAGCAGTATTTGGCATATATCCAAACTGGTGTGTTGGAACAGGGTCAGAATACTGGAATGGAGCCTGATAGTGAATTCGAAAGGGCGGTTATAAAAGTTCTCGAAAGGCATGGTTTTGATGTAACTCCGCAGTTGGGCGTAGCTGGTTACAGAATAGATATAGCAGTAAAAAATCCCAAATCACGAAATTCCTACATGGCCGCCATTGAATGCGATGGTGCACAATACCATTCTGCCAAATCAGCTAGAGATCGGGATCGAATAAGACAGGAAGTGCTTGAGTCTTTAGGTTGGGAAAATAAGATTTGGAGGATTTGGTCAACGGATTGGTTTAGAAACCCTGAAGCTGAAACTGCTAAGCTGATCAGCTTTTTGAACTCATTGGAAACCTATACAGAGTACACATCGGCGAACAGGGAACCTTGGGTAACAATAACTTCCAAAGGTGAGGTGCAAGATTCTGGTTTTCAGACTCCTATTGTTGGTTCTGTAATTGGTGATATTGAAGACATAGATGAAACCATTTCCCAACTTGAAGAAAAAGAAGTAGTGGAAGTCGGGGATACGGTTATATATCAAGAGAAATCAGAGCGTAGCAAGAATATGGAAGTGACCATAACAATCAATAATACTAATGATAAGAAAAAACTGATTGCAAGGAAGGCACCCCTTGCCCAGGCGCTCTTGAATGCATCGGTAGGCGATGAAGTAACTCTTGACCTAAAAAACGATGTGTCGAGAGTTTTTGTGGTTAAAGAGATTAGGAAAGCAAAATAGGCTTCTGAGATTTGTCATTTGAGCATTATACAATGCCAGCAAAATTCACAAAAAAATCTTCAACTACAGAGTATGAGTTCATAAGCAAGTAATTTTCCCTTACTTCGTCTTAAACACCTAAGATATTCCTACCAATGCCATTCCAACCCACCAATATCACCCGTCAACACGTCGCAGCTGCAGTTCGGAAAATCAGGGAGGAAAATATTGCCGTAAACACATCTACAAGATATGATGTGATTATTGATGGCGTAGCATATCCACCGAAGGAAATTATGCGGTATGCACACGAGCAGATGAACGGAGAGCTGTTATGGGAGCGTAGTGGAGGTGAACCAACCAATCGTTATTTGAAGGAGATGGGATTTGAGATTAGAGAGAAGGAGGCCAAAATAAGTTTAAATAAACTCCTGAATCAGTACTCAAGCTTTTTGGATAATCCAAACTATGAAGAGTTGTATAAATGGGAAGCTGTCCAAAATTTTCAGGAAAACTGGGATATTGAGGCTGAGGATTTTCAGGATATGTTCGCACTGTCTTTCCAGCCGCCTAACTGCAATTTGTGGGAAAGCGGAAAATATTTCCCAAGAAAGATGATGTTGGAATTCATCTTGAATAAGCCCGAAGAAGTGCGTGATATGTTTCGTGATCTTTATGATGAGTCTCGTGATCTACTAAGTAGAATCAGATCTTTTAAACGAAAATCGCAAACCCGACTATCCGAAATTAAAAAAGAAGACAAAAACCATTTTCAGGATGATAGAGCTATTTCTGTTTATCTTGCCTGCAAATATCCTGAGAAATACTATTTGTACAAGTATACTATGTACAAAAGCTTCTACGGCCTTACGGGTATTGGACCTGCTCCAAAACATCGTAGCGAGGAAAACATATTAAACTATTTTCTGCTTTGTGATAAAGTCAGAGAGTTTATTGAGCAAAATCCGGGAGTGATTGAAAAGCATCAATCATTAAGGAATGAGAAACACTATAAAGACGAGAGCAACCATATTCTAACACAGGATGTGATCTTCTGTGCTTCAAAAAAAGACTTTTGGGTCCATAATGAGCGTGAACCTGCAGCAGCCCCCAAACAGATAGACGATATGAATAATAAGACGCAGCCAATGCCCCTCAACCAAATTCTGTTCGGACCACCCGGTACCGGGAAGACATACCATACAGTCAATAAAGCGCTACAAATTGTGGATCCGGCGTTTTACCAGCAAAATGAAGGAAACCGTCAAGCACTCATCAGGCGGTACACTGAGCTGCTGATTACCGATTGGGATGATACTGAGGAAAAGAAAATTGTCTTTGTCACCTTTCATCAGAGCTTTACATACGAGGATTTTGTGGAAGGTATCAAGCCGGTTGAAAAAGACGGCAAGCTTACCTATACCATCGAAGACGGGGTATTCAAACGGATTTGCCGGGAAGCTGTAAACGGGAACCGGGTGCTCATCATTGATGAAATCAACCGGGGGAATATTGCACAGATATTTGGAGAGCTCATCACACTGATCGAGCCGGATAAGCGGAAAGGTGCGGATGAAGAACTTCGGGTGATTCTGCCCTATTCCAAAACCGAATTCAGCGTGCCGGCTCATCTCCACATCATAGGCACCATGAACACCGCCGACCGCAGCGTGGAGGCGCTTGATACGGCTCTTAGGCGCAGGTTCTCCTTTGAGGAGCTGCCGCCAAAGCCGGGCCTCATCGCAGAAGAAGGCGCTTCAAAGGAAAATGGCGGAGAGGTGATGGTTCGGGAAACCCGCATCAGTCTTTACGAGCTACTTAGTACAATCAATAACCGGATAGAGAAACTGCTCGACAAAGATCATCTGATTGGTCATTCTTACTTTATGAAAGTCAGCAGCAGTGCAGATTTGCGCACGGTTTTTCAGCATAACATTATCCCGCTGCTGGAGGAGTATTTTTATGGTGATAAAGGCAAAATTCAGCTTGTGCTTGGTCGCGGGTTTGTGGAGCGGAAAGAGAACGGGCAGTCTGTCGGATTTGCGGCTTCTGATTACGATGACAGCGTTTTCGATGACCGTGAAATCTGGCACATTACTGACGCTTGGAGAACCAGCGATCAGGCATTTGAAGCCGCGCTCCTGACACTGCTCAACAAGCCGGAGTAACGGCAGATGGGCAGGGAGAATATCATAACGGTGTTTGAACACGACCGGTTGCTGGTCAGAGAGGGCTCCCCGTTAACCAAAAACACGTTTGAGCAGTTAGTGCTGTACCACGGTGCTAACGGCACGCCCTATTTTTCACTGCTGCATAAAGGGGTAAAGTTTAATCAGTTTGTGGGCGTTATTCAGGTCGGAGGCACTACAATAGAAGTCCTTCCAAAGCCTGATCGGGCCGGGGCTGACAAAATCGTTTGGCGGAATGTACTGATCAGCATGCTTCGTACAGTGACCGGCATTGAGGCCGGGGTAACGTCGAAGTCCAGCCTGCGCCTGAACCGCAATTCAATTTTTGATCTCTATATCGAGCTGTTCCTGAATGAGTGCGAGCGTATCACCCATCAGGGATTGTCCAAAAAGTACCGTAAGGTCACCGAAAATCAAACGGCGCTCAGGGGCAGGCTTCACATGCCGGGACAGATACGCGATAATCTGATCCACAAAGAGCGGTTTCATGCAGCATACAGCACCTACGATCACAATCACATCCTGAATCAGGTGCTTAAAGAAACCCTCCGTGTGTTGTCGCTGATTACGATACGCACAGACTTGCGAAGCCGCGTAATGCGGCAGCAGCTCTGCTTCGATGAGGTTTCGGATCAGCGTATAACAGAGGAGAAGCTCCGTCGGATACGGCTCAATCGTCAAACCGAGCGATATGCCGAGGCGCTTGCAATCGCGAGGCTCATACTACTGAACTACCATCCCGATATTTCTAAAGGCAACAACCACATCCTGGCCTTGATGTTCGACATGAATCAGCTTTGGGAGCTGTTCGTGGTGAAAGTTCTGAAGCACCACCTTTCGCAGCGCTACAGGGTGATGGCGCAGCAGAGCAGGGTATTCTGGCGCTCAGCTCAGAGCCGGAAGCGACTGAAGCCGGATATCATTCTGGATCCGCTGGACGAGCAATCGGGCAGAATTATTATTGATACCAAGTGGAAAACACCCACTGACTCCGGCCCCTCAGACAACGACCTACGCCAAATCTATGCCTACAACCAGCTATTTGGTAGCAGTCACGGCATACTGCTTTACCCCGGGTCAAACACCCGCGTTACAGGACGCTTTCAAACCGAAAAGGGTCAAAGCTGCTGCACCATGCTGAAAGTCAACGTAACCGACCAAAGCGGAAACCTCCTAAAGGGGGACGTAATAGGGGAAAGTTTGCGGATGGTGATGGGGTGCTACACGCATAATTGGTAAATTTCCGCTTTAACTATGATAAATCAGGGCAATTTGCGTAATTCTGGAGCTTTCTAAATTAATTTAGGGGAAATCAAGCCTATAAGTGATTTCGATATTATATTTTGAACAAGGCAAAGAGGTGAACGACAGCAGTAAACCTGTAGGTTGATTTAAATGGAAGTAATACGTATTATTGACAGAAATAATCA
This genomic stretch from Cyclonatronum proteinivorum harbors:
- a CDS encoding DUF4011 domain-containing protein, which encodes MATNERNTIIEAINRLQDKLIDLSGFNRLINFKHTKGRSLQLANAALQNVYDRLINDGKSIDIQALPEPDESDYVSRNGRMQRPDEKSWATIQGVNTDYTLPLKSDEKDAYKLSALQYEHKLGTLLRKIEREARLGIEETGSNMLYLIMGFLEYPDRPDGERLYQAPLLSIPISITKEKKRGKIKYSISYTGEDITENLSLMKKLLDDFDIDFPDLPEDEINFEQFFSKIEKVIRDKRNFEIKPFASIGLLSYSSMLLYKDLDPKKWDKRGRENRLYENEVITQIFGEKGENENDLTPDIFEENNVESEKGDQVPLIFDADSSQHSAIMEVIYNKKNLVIEGPPGTGKSQTIANLLATCLKNGKKVLFVSEKLAALQVVRKRLEQAGLGIFTLELHSNKTNRKEVLKDIERRVKSNRFKVQNSFGEEELKQKRAELKNYSTALQHKVNSRIDFTVQELVWKKEYSRQQLIEIAEQIEHLKLENAVDLSFEQLNKIKKVLQSLAVYYKQVGTVGSKNPFFGIYLPDLNLFDSSKLFNVVERLKNAAAKLGGTIEEFDDKYNVDYYNAGRHYWSQQLGEIRCFHQSMPESLPYNITAKLCENGVLKPHVRHHFYTLQKQLNDLNEFNNTVSSYFNISKDFVAIPYSEVNEAVSNFAELNLDKLPISEIGRQREVFITHCATLHAKVDSLNQKLSSIGVREITNSSDIQHLNLFVDHILSSNSEIFRYQSPQLVGKSNLDDIRQIIDTYRSIKRQWTTLGNIFYLDILPPERDIKKAISVLREGNKWYRIFQKRWRDAVNSHKQISKSKKTVDSDKRLKDLELLSRILNEIESFNTGSLVKEYFTKENNPFGNIDFEALSDLIDWNEKYNSLRGNLYHKEAVRLVRSAIRELKDKMYPVQEEIREVILIERQLNELFQNPVLSNQVDYTVFLKSVAIIDTWLNRRFQWIETYVKPSICPEHIQKAMNAYESIKRLQSDITSQPEYPVLFGEEFRGSKTNVNPIEELIYQIEKLSNSEISESIRTGMVTDNLFIQVKEAEEILSKIHQEYQVLDEEFNALDTLCKTNRKAFITNAASPGANEHNCIIHRCNLILDNAKQIEPNHTYAIFRQKASSLNLQNFIELAEQGLLTESRAEAMVDFAYANEILKNEYSPSDGFGKYHGSELNNIRTDFRRLDKKLEGWRRNEVHGHCLFNAYPPKGSNSPIVDEKTEMGLIKLLLPQKRPRVTVRKLINRAPKSLQELKPCFMMGPQAVAQYLTPGVIEFDIVIMDEASQLKPEYAIGAIARARQLVVVGDSNQLPPTSFFNRMNDSTDDDSEETVAESESILDLCRSQFKTVKKLLWHYRSQHHSLIAFSNLKFYDNELLVFPSPREQSDDLGLSAIYLKDAVYENQVNKQEAIKVADMLIEHMLKKSKDSIGVVTLNIKQKELISEIFETRKLELINDDEVWEHWNNQAEPIFIKNLENVQGDERDCIIISTTYGKALGTKVVRQNFGPISNPDGWRRLNVLFTRARKSVTVVTSLLPSDILTDRATHDGSKVLQQYLAYIQTGVLEQGQNTGMEPDSEFERAVIKVLERHGFDVTPQLGVAGYRIDIAVKNPKSRNSYMAAIECDGAQYHSAKSARDRDRIRQEVLESLGWENKIWRIWSTDWFRNPEAETAKLISFLNSLETYTEYTSANREPWVTITSKGEVQDSGFQTPIVGSVIGDIEDIDETISQLEEKEVVEVGDTVIYQEKSERSKNMEVTITINNTNDKKKLIARKAPLAQALLNASVGDEVTLDLKNDVSRVFVVKEIRKAK
- a CDS encoding DUF1016 N-terminal domain-containing protein translates to MQRLTKKFGRGFSTSNPEYMRLFNLTYSKSETLSRKSENPPPRIGISQTLSGKSQKQPSFAGKPQTVSAVFNLSWSHYLKLMRIDDPAERRFYEIESAENNWSIRELQRQFGNSGLLNRTGNTF
- a CDS encoding McrC family protein produces the protein MFEHDRLLVREGSPLTKNTFEQLVLYHGANGTPYFSLLHKGVKFNQFVGVIQVGGTTIEVLPKPDRAGADKIVWRNVLISMLRTVTGIEAGVTSKSSLRLNRNSIFDLYIELFLNECERITHQGLSKKYRKVTENQTALRGRLHMPGQIRDNLIHKERFHAAYSTYDHNHILNQVLKETLRVLSLITIRTDLRSRVMRQQLCFDEVSDQRITEEKLRRIRLNRQTERYAEALAIARLILLNYHPDISKGNNHILALMFDMNQLWELFVVKVLKHHLSQRYRVMAQQSRVFWRSAQSRKRLKPDIILDPLDEQSGRIIIDTKWKTPTDSGPSDNDLRQIYAYNQLFGSSHGILLYPGSNTRVTGRFQTEKGQSCCTMLKVNVTDQSGNLLKGDVIGESLRMVMGCYTHNW
- a CDS encoding RluA family pseudouridine synthase, translating into MHSTDDVPLFEPVFEDNHLLVVYKLPNVPVQEDASGDPDLLNALKAYIKEKYNKPGNVFLGMVHRIDRPASGLMVFARTSKAASRLSDQFRRRDLSKEYLAVVEGAPPARAELRDFLLKDVAKNRVRVVRSGNERAAKEARLSLRSCAHEGGLSLLHVCLETGRPHQIRVQCAHAGYPLWGDYKYGDGNQPQGRNLALLSWKLAFMHPTRDEQLSFQATWPEGAPWDRFDPIS
- a CDS encoding McrB family protein — protein: MPFQPTNITRQHVAAAVRKIREENIAVNTSTRYDVIIDGVAYPPKEIMRYAHEQMNGELLWERSGGEPTNRYLKEMGFEIREKEAKISLNKLLNQYSSFLDNPNYEELYKWEAVQNFQENWDIEAEDFQDMFALSFQPPNCNLWESGKYFPRKMMLEFILNKPEEVRDMFRDLYDESRDLLSRIRSFKRKSQTRLSEIKKEDKNHFQDDRAISVYLACKYPEKYYLYKYTMYKSFYGLTGIGPAPKHRSEENILNYFLLCDKVREFIEQNPGVIEKHQSLRNEKHYKDESNHILTQDVIFCASKKDFWVHNEREPAAAPKQIDDMNNKTQPMPLNQILFGPPGTGKTYHTVNKALQIVDPAFYQQNEGNRQALIRRYTELLITDWDDTEEKKIVFVTFHQSFTYEDFVEGIKPVEKDGKLTYTIEDGVFKRICREAVNGNRVLIIDEINRGNIAQIFGELITLIEPDKRKGADEELRVILPYSKTEFSVPAHLHIIGTMNTADRSVEALDTALRRRFSFEELPPKPGLIAEEGASKENGGEVMVRETRISLYELLSTINNRIEKLLDKDHLIGHSYFMKVSSSADLRTVFQHNIIPLLEEYFYGDKGKIQLVLGRGFVERKENGQSVGFAASDYDDSVFDDREIWHITDAWRTSDQAFEAALLTLLNKPE